GGCCGCTGACTTCACCTCACGCCACCGGAAACACCGCGTGCGCTTGCTTATAATTGCCAACCAAACTGGTCATTAACGTAGTTTCTTTCAATAAACctgtaatacagtccactccgaagggaccccgatcacatccctaagcaggctctggattggaatcgccaaggaaaacgcaaacgtggtcgacccaggcaaacttggcggcgcactgtagcggacgaggcgaagaagatcggcaagacctggagcgagatcaagcgagaagctcaagaccgaacgagatgaaggactgttgtggacgccctctgccccatctaggggacataggaccataagtcaagacAGTCCACTACGTTCTCATTTCATCAATTCCCGGTCGAGGCCCCTACATTTTGGTCCTTCGAGTACACTCACGGTCGTCGTCGCCACCGAAGGACGTGATGAACTGTATGGCTGACGGCGCGTCGGGTGACGGCGAGCGCGGGCCGcgtagctatagtctggtccgggagcacgtagaattttgtccaatgaccccaagctacccatccttatcgctcacgcgtaattatgttactgtcacgctcgcacactcactgcgggctcCCGTCccgcagtcgcgacagcaatataattacgcgcgagcgataaggatgggtagcttggggtcattggacaaaattctacgtgctcccggaccagactataggcgGGCTCACCGCGCGGGTCACTGAAGGTTGGGGCCTACACTGGAAGCCATCgacatacgggactattcccaccgctgcaactcctgtgtagccaggatctacagcttgaccgccacaaaaacccaaccaatgaaggtcaagtttgtcccgggggaaagtcgTCGACTGTTCGAGCACCTTCGGCTGCCCTCGGTTGCTCTCGGCCTCGGCCGCTGACTTCACCTCACGCCACCGGAGACACCGCGTGCGCTTGCTTATAATTGCCAACCAAACTGTCATTAAGGTTTCTTTCAATAAACctgtaatacagtccactaCGTTCTGATTTCATCAATTCCCGGTCGAGGCCCCTACATTTTGGTCCTTCGAGTACACTCACGGTCGTCGTCGCCGCCGAAGGACGTGATGAACTGTATGGCTGACGGCGCGTCGGGCGAGGGCGAGCGCGGGGGCCGCGCGGGCGACGCGGAGGGCGAGCGCGAGCGCGGCGCGGCGTAGCTATACgcgcgcgcgagcgataaggatgggtagcttggggtcattggacaaaattctacgtgctcccggaccagactataggcgGGCTCACCGCGCGGGCCACTGAAGGTTGGGGCCTACACTGGAAGCCGGCGACAGTACACTCACGGTCGTCGTCGCCGCCGAAGGACGTGATGAACTGTATGGCTGACGGCGCGTCGGGCGACGGCGAGCGCGGGGGCCGCGCGGGCGACGCGGAGGGCGAGCGCGAGCGCGGCGCGGCGTAGCTGGGCGGGCTCACCACGCGGGACGCTAGCTTCTTGTCGCTGGAACAATTGATACTTCcattagggctgatttttcaatcgtcggataacttttaactgaagaattgAATTGTCATTTTGTCATGTTTAACCGACAATTGAAAATTATGGTGCGTCCTGACTGGGCGAACGAACTCACTCAAGAGCagagtgagcaggatgaccagcgtACCTACCGCGCGAGCCGTTCGCACAGTGTGGACGCGCCATAACACTTCTGAGTGGTTCCATCACTATTCTCGCCAGTTATTTGTCGCTGCTAAAGTGAACATAAGGTTATTTGATGTGTGACAACACAGTTCTTACTTCGCACATTTTATGCTTGTCATGTTCCCTACACTAGTGGAGAGAGGACTAAGAGACAGGTGACTGCGATAACCTGACAAAGAGCTAGACGATAGAGTACTAGAGAAATAAACGACAAGGTACTAGGGGACAGAGACCAAACGGCAAGGTACTAGGGTCAGAGAACTAGATGGTAGGGTACTAGGAGACAGTACTTTACAACAGAGTACTAGGGGATAGAGCTAGACGACAGGGGACCGAGCTGGATGACAGAAAGTTAAACGACAGAGGACTAGGGGGCAGTGTACTAGAGGGACAGAGGACTAGACGACAGGGGACTAGGAGACAAAGAACTAGGGGGACAGAGATCTAGACGACAGGGTACTAGAGGACAGAGAACTGGACGACATAGGTCTAGGGCAGAACACCCGCCTAAAACTCCAGTAGGTCGCAACCCGCCATGCCCCACATTAAATGAATATCAGACAGAGGGCagagcagggtttcccaatttttttttgccaaggaaccctaattgttTATACTTTTCCTACCTAGTACCctcgtactactccgcccgcacgccctgctcctcccttgtgcgtaaacaagtcggtgcgagcgaacaacgtcggtcacgaaacgtgggataatattttttacggaacccttgcggcctttccacggaaccccagggttccgcggaccaccattcgggaaccgctggccTAGAGTACTAGAATATAACACTAGTATCTACTGACCGGTGCGCGCGCCTCTCCCTTCTGCTCTTCCGTCCCGAGAACATGGCTTTCTCCTTCTCCTCCCGAAGAAGCTGCTTCTGCTGCTCCGCGTCATCCGCGTCGCCCGTCAGGAACGAGAACAGGTCGCAGCCCGCCATGCCCCACACGGGAATGGCTTATAAAGAACTATGGGACAGAGGACTAGACGACAGGGGCTAGAGGACAGAGAGCTAGACGATGGAAAACTAGACGGCAGAGGACAAGAGGACTAGGGGCAGAGAGCTAGAAGACAGAGGACTAGGGGACAGAGAACTAAACGACAGAGAACAAGATGACGGAAGAAGGGGACAGAAAGCTAGGGGACAAAGGACTAAGGGGACAGAGAGCTAGACGATAGAGGACTAGGGGGACAGAGAGCTAGATGACAGAGGACTAGGAGATAAAGCAACAGAGGGAGAGAGGACTAGACGACAGGGGACTAGGGGACAGAGAGACGCAGAGGACTAGACAACAGGAGACTAGGGCAGAACATCCGCGTAAAACAAGTAGGGCGCAACCCGCCATGCCCCACATCAAACGACTAGTTGACAGAGTATCTAGAGTACTAGAACATAAAACACTAGTATCTACTAACCGGTGCGCGCGTCTCTCCCTTCTGCTCTTCCGTCCATAGATCTAGAAAACTAGACGACAGGGTACTAGGGGATAGATCTAGACGACAGGGTACTAGGGGACAGAACTAGACGACAGGGGACTAGGGCAGAAAAACACTAGTATCTACTGACCGGTGCGCGCGTCTTTCCCTTCTGCTCTTCCGTCCCGAGAACATGGCTTTCTCCTTCTCCTCCCGAAGAAGCTGCTTCTGCTGCTCCGCGTCATCCGCGTCGCCCGTCAGGAACGAGAACAGGTCGCAGCCCGCCATGCCCCACACGGGACCCACCGCGTTCAGGGAATGGTTTGTAAAGAACTAGACGACAGAGGACTAGGGGAATGGAGGACTAGGGATAGAGGACTAGGGGACAGAGAGCTAGATGACAAGAGGACTAGAGGACAGAGAGCTTGACGACAGAGGACTAGGGGACAGAGAACTAGACCACTGGGTACTAGGGGACAGAGAACTACATAGACCACTGGGTACTAGGGGACAGAGAACTAGACCAGTGGGTACTAGGGGACAGAAAACTAGACCACTGGGTACTAGGGGACAGAGAAATAGACCACTGGGTACTAGGGGACAGAGAACTAGACCAGTGGGTACTAGGGGACAGAAAACTAGACCACTGGGTACTAGGGGACAGAAAACTAGACCACTGGGTACTAGGGGACAGAAAACTAGACCACTGGGTACTAGGGGACAGAAAACTAGACCACTGGGTACTAGGGGACAGAGAACTAGACGACAGGGTACTAGAAGACAGAACTAGACGACAGGGTACTAGGGGAAAGAACTAGACGACAGGGTACTAGGGAACAAAGAACTAGGCGACAGGGGACTAGGGCAGAAAAACACTAGTATCCACTGACCGGTGCGCGCGCCTCTCCCTTCTGCTCTTCCGTCCCGAGAACATGGCTTTCTCCTTCTCCTCGCGAAGAAGCTGCTTCTGCTGCTCCGCGTCATCCGCGTCGCCCGTCAGGAACGAGAACAGGTCGCAGCCCGCCATGCCCCACACGGGACCCACCGCGTTGAGGGAGTGGCTTATAAAGAACTAGGGGACAGAGAGCTAGACGACAGAGGACTAGGGGATAGAGGACTAGACGACAGGGGCTAGAGGACAGAGGACAAGACAACGGAAGACTAGGGGACAGAGCTAGATGACAGAGGACTAGGGGACAGAGAGCTAGATGACACGATGACTAGGGGACAGAGCTAGACGACGGAGGACTAGGGGAAAGAGAGCTAGACGACGGAGGACTAGGGGACAGAAAGCTAAACGACAGAACACAAGATGACGGAAGACGGGGACAGAAAGCTAAACGACAGAACACAAGATTACGGAAGACGGGGACAGAAAGCAAGGGGAAAAAGGACTAAGGGGACAGAGAGCTAGATGACACGATGGATGACGAGAGGGACAGAGGACTAGGGGACAGAGAGCTAAGGGACAGAGGACTAGTGTACAGATAACTAAGATACAGAAGATTAGGGAACAGAGGACCTAAGAATACAAGAACAGCATAAGACACTAGTATCTACTGACCGGTGCGCGCGCCTCTCCCTCCTGCTCTTCCGTCCCGAGAACATTGCTTTCTCCTTCTCCTCGCGAAGAAGCTGCTTCTGTTGCTCCGCGTCATCCGCGTCGCCCGTCAGGAACGAGAACAGGTCGCAGCCCGCCATGCCCCACACGGGACCCACCGCGTTCAGGGAATGCGCCTGCGCTCACGAAATTAGGGTTATTGATCTACTGAGATATGAATACAACGTGCTCCTTTTGTTTTCCGGAAATTTTAGGGgtatattctataaataaaaactagttaaagagtcttaggaatatgtgttttaaaagtttttgaagatattgtggattctagatttagaagatacctagttgatttagattatagtatcaggcctgttcatctccgcgagtttacatcgaaaacaaaacacgcacgattgccccctacaagagtactattcgacaaggcctcacatacgagcgaacattgactcacgcacgcgtattcttgtgtatgatggaaaaaaataaagaaaatggtgtactaaatactgtgcagtatttaactgcctaaataataataaaaacacagaatgtacttttttaagttgcctgaagacactgagaggtaaataagtagttaatattattcatgataattcatgctaaatcatgtatttcctccgccattttctgcatattggcacctcacgtcacatcattttaccgaagtcagccctatagcttcggcgcagtaccgatcactgacgtttgtcaacaaaacttctgacaaacttgcttgactcttgagacaagctaaattacaccatattgttaatgacattgagcatacatttttttaaataccttcgcgaagtaaaacttctgtacgtagtacttattattattctgtgatagtatcatcaatctagtttttttttttcaaaattgtcacctaGTCTTTTTTTGCAGACTTTTCATTGATAAGTGTatgtaaaattatgaataatttcagtgaaaattaagtttttaaataattttgtatgaaaaaataagtcTGAAAAAATTGTTGagtttaacaaaaaatgtaatgccATTCCATTTTTTGAAGTGGTCCTATTAATACCCTAGAGTTCCAGGAAATCAAAAAGAGCATGTGTTACAGAACGAAGCTCAAAACCTCAATGAATTTCCTAAATTGCGCAGTTAAGGTACCACTGGCGAGTGAGTTCCTTTCGTTTGCTTGTGGCAGTATccttaataaaattgaatttacTCATTTGTAGCACTGGCAAATAGATACACTAGCTTTTTGGCTCTGAAGCGGTATTATAGCATTTTGAATCACCTAGTTGGTGCCTGCTATTTGTAAGCAGAATTAAGGAAACCCTCGTTCAATTTATCTTATCTATCTTAGCATCTTATCTATCATAAGTATGTTGAAACAGGACCTACCTTATTTATCACCtgaagaaattaattttatttgacacaaaataattaaactgaAAATGCCTAAGCCATATTTCATTAATTCTCTGGCAAAATTCATTGATTCATGATACACGGTAAAATTTTAAagcaaaagtaaaaaaatcaacaatTCTCCTCACCTGTGAAGCCTCCATTTTATTGACATCAATGCTCAGGTCCACATCAATGAGCTCAAGATCCGAGTCATCGTCCGAATCCTTTTGTTCCACTTTTTTAAGATCTGGGCCTGTAATTAACAGCAAATGCCATCATAACGCCCAAACGGTGTCCCAAATACTTAACTCCCCAACGCTACCCCGAGGACTTATCCGTGACATATAACAGTAAAGCTGAATCTACCGTTAGAGCTAGAGGGTTGGGCTCCCGGATCTGAATAATTGTATCCTATAGCTGCTCCGGTTCCTTTCTTTTCGTTCAACTTCCCCTTTTGCATTTCCTTCTCTTCGATGGTGACACCGAATTGTTCTTCGATGGCCAGCTGCTGTAGGAATTTGTCTTCACCTGGAAAAAACATTTAGGTTAGGTAGTTTCTTAGCtccaatttttaaaacaaattctTTAAAATGTAAGAAGTAATTAGTACTAATTAGTTAGATAACTTAGTTTAAACACATTTAGGCTAGTTTTAATTGCATGCTTTTTGCAcctcattgttattatgtttCTAATTATCACTTCTAATGCTTCCTCATTTAAAAGACATAagaaattacttaaattataaaTTGTATTTGGAATTGAAGCATTACAGCAACTTTGAAGACAATAGAAATAATAGCTCAGTTTCTAACACAAACtcttatttgaataaatatgtGCATTcaatttaatgctgttgaaTGAATAAAATACTCACTTATCCCAAGAAACATATTCTGTGCGAGGATTCTGTATCGCTCATAGTTGCACTGCCTTTCTTCAGGATCTAGCTCCTCTGGGGGTACGTCAGGGTATTTTATTTCTGGTATGAAGTCCAAATGGGCTCGGACATCAAATCTATCAATCATGTTGTTGGAATCACCCTGCCATGGCATCCTACAAAGAAATACCGAATTTAGAAATGTGTGTAAGGTTTTTCCAATACCACATAGGTTTGTTTGCAATCATTATCTAAAGAAATTTTCTATCATAGAAACTCACATAATAGCCGAACTCTCCCCGGCGGCAGCAATAGCGGGATCTAGGTGAATCTTGCATGGTCTACCGTGTAGTTGAAGGAATTGTGTAGGTTCTGCCTTCTGAAATTCAATTTATCAATAATCAAGGGTAGGTACCTtctttcaacaaaaaaattgcggTGAAATTACTTTTGTTAGGGCTCACAAACCAACTATTTAGttaatattgatatttatttacgtgATATACCATTACTTGGAGATAAACTTACGATTTTCTCATAGAAATCTTTACGACGCTCCGCCCTGCGTCGATAATCGACTATCAGACCGCGAATCATTCGCTCCTGTTTTCTTGCTTCGTGCCACATTTTAGTTCACTTATAACGCAATAATTTAGCACAATATCAGCACATTTCTTGTTCTTTTGACGATATTATAACACTGAAACTGGaagacaaaatcaaaaataattccACCGACACCATTCATCTCGCCATTTTTAATCTTTTATGACGTTCCGATTAACAGAATAGCTGTTTTAcgttttgcaaaaaaaaaaaacgaattaaACACACTTTAATCAGAATAatcttattaaattaattatacctACTAAATGACTAAGTTCAACTAGCATTCATTaggtttacaataaaattgatatattaatgaagaaataagaaaataagtAAAGAACAAAAAGTTTGCAAGCGTAAATTGAAAcgttgtaacttttttttagaGCTGGGTATCAAAGGCGTAAGATTATACGGTGTCGTGAATATTGTGATAAAAAAGTCTCCAATctccaatacaaaaaaatattcctcTTGGTTCCCACATAGCTTTAGCTTCCGTCATTCTTTTGATTGCTATGACCATCTACCCTCCTCCTTTGAAATGATACACTCAAAATATTAGAAAATGCATTTAATTTACTGTGTACAAAAATAGTTCACTACAATCTTCAATATCAAAAAAGATTTCATTTTCCAGTTGGCTTGGTCTACAAATGCTTATCCAGTTCAGAGATTCCTCGGACATGTCCAAATAGCTAAGTGTGTCTGCCATACTCCTGTTGCATACTAAGTAGCTTCCCTTTTTgatgtattttttaaagaagCGCCACATTTCTTTGTGCTTTTCTATGTCAACAAAGAAGTCCAAAACATTTATTATGATGACATCAGCACTTTGAACTACGTCACTTCGCTCTAAAACATCTGAGTTTATAACTTTTATCCTATTGTTGTCCAACGAGTATTGGCTGATAATTCTGTTTTGGACATCGCAGAATTCTTTGTTCATTTCTATCCCAACAATGGTGCCAGCATTTGAAAAGTAGTAAGcctgtaaaaaatataattctatGAATTTAGTAGCAAAGACATCATAAAACTaaatttttctaaattaaagtctttatattgatttttttagacataataggtacttactccATAAAGTACTGCTCCCAACCTAGATCCTACATCTAGGATTTGTTTGTCTTCTAAATCTGAAGGAAGTAAGACTTTGAATATGTACTGTAAGGATTGTCTGGACATAGAATGTGATATGAGGGTTAATTCCTGAAACAAAAAGtcatttagttatttttaaaatttacatcAATAAATCTGTctctaaatatttaatatggtTGAAGATATGGTTACCTAcccactaaataaaataaaaaaaaactgaatttaTCTACCTACAAAGTTAATTTTAACAAGGAACTTACTTGTACATTACGTGAGTTGCAATCTAAACAGTAATGTTTCTTCAGTTTCCCCACTTTCACCAAATCAACCACCTCGTCTTGGTCATACAAGAACTCGTCTACGTGGCATGTGTTGACGGTGTTGCAATCCGCTTGGTCCCCTACCGTTGGCGGGATGATCGTCTCTGATGGCATTTCAGCCTCAAATGGCACGATCTCTTTGATAGTTTCTCCAATCTTTACCAGACATCTTTCAGATATTTGCATCAACTTTTTGGTTTCTAACTCTGGAAAACAAGTTTATGTTTTGGTTAGAATTGTATATTGTAGAGTaaaattgtattgttaaaaCACTCGTTGTTATTGAATAGTAGTAAGTTAAGTACCTTTCTTATAAGAACGACTGCAAATCCACTGTTCAATCGAGTCCAACTCAAAATCATTTAACTCTGCAAACAGTTCTAATACTCTAAATTTGGTGCTGACTACACTGTCTTCAGACATTTCAAAGTTTTCCTTCACTCAGATTACAAAATAAGActgaatttaatttataaatcaaGAAAATGCTTGATTTATTcaaattctttcacaattaaCCTCAATTCTTTTGGATGGATGTCGGCACAGCACAGGTTGTCGGTGTTTTTGACGGTAGATCTGTCAAAATGTTCACGTGTCTCATAGTTCAGAACCAAATAGCCAATCATAATCCGTTTGCTTATCAGTATCATGTAAATGAAATCGTATGATTGGTGGTCCATGGTGAATTGGTGAattccacagatatggattagagtagatcgtcaaagcgtgccattccgatatgtccaaatggacatacatggtcgagtgatgttcatgtaatccgattacaacaatcggttacgatgattgtacgaggacagtagtacgaacacggtagaaagaagaaaataattacggattgagaattgtaatttacagcacaagtaacaaataattaattagaataaagtagcagtagaagaagtaaaaagtaccattgtttttaatacatgagtcgtctagtttcaaaacccgctaaaacgctcctgcaactaatttctgtttatatctctaaatgatgctactgcaattttctcatcatactgttcaatcattttcgatcaaaatacactaaaagactactaaactagcacttaaaattaggtttgtgttacaaactccgctaaaacgccgtccgtttctttcaaaaccctctaaaagttgattgaccaatggtagcacggtattttggtcacgtgactgcgaaatcagtatggagattttTTATAACGTGGTTGCTTCATAATTTGCTCTTATCAAATCCCGCTAAAATACAACATGTCCGTTTCAAATCCCATTAAAATCGAATGTTCGTAACAAAATACgccaaaatgaaaatagttttcattataattcaaattatatttaatttaaagataaatagcaatgaagaatgttcactaattttgttttttagctttctgtattctctgttaaaaataaaaaatacacgtgaaagaattatttcgatacgtcaattagtttccaagatattgaattttaaaagtgcgggcggcggccggcccgccattttatgcgcgtgacgtcatattacaacgactggctcatatttgtatgggtggaatcttgcaagctgaattaagacccacttccaggcaaccgattaagctgaaatgtcgcaaacacatgtgatttggatgaccatgcaatattatgatgacatggagctgatctgatgatggagctggaaggtggccataggaactctataataaaacgacttaaatgcatcgagtttgggctcgttcgttttgtattgatgagtattttaattctatatagtaatcggggtctaatgatggagctggaaggtaattcgcaataaaacgacacaatcgcatcaagtttgggtttggttcaattttaatttctgtgatgggtctgggtgttaatatgtataataagtttgtatttacaaaaaataaaatatttaagtatgtttatatccgttttctagtgagcggacgctgtgaatgtacgtcacacggggtcacgtgaccgtcggcgggactcaatatttaagcgaactttgaatgcctataaaatcataactactgggtatttttgaatgaaataaaaactaatgtatttgtaaatgtaaaagcttaactgtaacataggtttcaagtgattttgcatacctagtaacattctcaattactgttagtattgccagatgacaataataattcgtatcatattttttttttgcctaaggccaaagctatatggataagcggtttttttcaatttctcgaaatcttatcaaaatcgttttagcgggatttgaaactagaCGCCTCACATAAATCCTGCGAtatactcttaagagttaaaaccatggtccctgtatgtggtgcacttatactgatcccaaggaaccgtacttactcataacacacactgatccatgtattcatgcacttgacaaatttatgtcttgaaacgctggtagggtaaaaaaaataacgagatttgacgatttgtaagaattgttaggatatagaattttatcatgagatgacatgttgctggcaggttttattttaagagtAAACAGCAAtagaataaagtttgaaaataatgacaggtgtagaaaagcaagaaaatgtgacattgtgtcattgtattattgaatttcgatagattcagttgtaaatgttttaatatttaatatgtaatagattttgataatat
This genomic stretch from Ostrinia nubilalis chromosome 14, ilOstNubi1.1, whole genome shotgun sequence harbors:
- the LOC135078359 gene encoding CLK4-associating serine/arginine rich protein; translated protein: MWHEARKQERMIRGLIVDYRRRAERRKDFYEKIKAEPTQFLQLHGRPCKIHLDPAIAAAGESSAIMMPWQGDSNNMIDRFDVRAHLDFIPEIKYPDVPPEELDPEERQCNYERYRILAQNMFLGISEDKFLQQLAIEEQFGVTIEEKEMQKGKLNEKKGTGAAIGYNYSDPGAQPSSSNGPDLKKVEQKDSDDDSDLELIDVDLSIDVNKMEASQAHSLNAVGPVWGMAGCDLFSFLTGDADDAEQQKQLLREEKEKAMFSGRKSRRERRAHRSVDTSVLCCSCILRSSFFISHSLNAVGPVWGMAGCDLFSFLTGDADDAEQQKQLLREEKEKAMFSGRKSRRERRAHRSVDTSFFTNHSLNAVGPVWGMAGCDLFSFLTGDADDAEQQKQLLREEKEKAMFSGRKSRRERRAHRSMDGRAEGRDARTAIPVWGMAGCDLFSFLTGDADDAEQQKQLLREEKEKAMFSGRKSRRERRAHRDKKLASRVVSPPSYAAPRSRSPSASPARPPRSPSPDAPSAIQFITSFGGDDDRECTVAGFQCRPQPSVARAVSPPIVCYAAPRSRSPSASPARPPRSPSPDAPSAIQFITSFGGDDDHYSYAAPRSPSPDAPAAIQFITSFGGDDDQPPPPKPLYADKLKINLKKEPLYSEVARKPKMKSPARPMMGPYGPQPRSKSRSISRSRSRSRSRSKSRSRSKSRSRSRSRSYRRSYSRSRSRSSSRSRSRSRSRSRNYRRRSRSPPNHGYSKRNNSRSMSYESTERAEKPVARYYGRRAEDRSSSDLDSSDSTDHNKSAVGNKSNSNQNQLRSGASSKGPSRETLSLKEKLRRKMQAQLSRQLRADKRAEAERLERENRRQARRDQEMRELAIKLRRKQREMRHQQNRRSSDSDSDKSHSGSSSRESNPDRKKDRSRTKSPTPEKRIPIWENNKDFATAPLRRQADNRDRRYDDDRRRDTRYDDRWERHDDRWERHDERWERHDDRWDHRRRPFRGNYRGHAPRHAHSDYNHGDGPSYSQDRNDEPPRKVKLVDY
- the LOC135077916 gene encoding uncharacterized protein LOC135077916, with amino-acid sequence MSEDSVVSTKFRVLELFAELNDFELDSIEQWICSRSYKKELETKKLMQISERCLVKIGETIKEIVPFEAEMPSETIIPPTVGDQADCNTVNTCHVDEFLYDQDEVVDLVKVGKLKKHYCLDCNSRNVQELTLISHSMSRQSLQYIFKVLLPSDLEDKQILDVGSRLGAVLYGAYYFSNAGTIVGIEMNKEFCDVQNRIISQYSLDNNRIKVINSDVLERSDVVQSADVIIINVLDFFVDIEKHKEMWRFFKKYIKKGSYLVCNRSMADTLSYLDMSEESLNWISICRPSQLENEIFFDIEDCSELFLYTVN